CAAAATATTAGAAAAGCTTGTTCAGCGATAAAATTAAATGTTTCGCCCCATGCAAAGTATCGCCTTTCCAATACTAGGCTTTGCATGAGTGGAAGAAGTACCAGACAATCTTAAAGGATTCTCCATCAGTAAGCACCCCCTTTAAATTACCATTATAGCGAAATTTACCATTCGATTGAATCCTTTGCCACATGTTTTTTTACTTTATTTTCCGACAGTTTTTACCATTTATTCAGAATTACTTACCTGCATGATAAGTGAAAAAGGCGTTTCAGTTTATTACAGAAACGACCCATGTAAACAAAGGAATGACGCTCCTATACCATCCCCTAACTTCTATCGTCCATTTAATCAGCTTAGATTACTTTGTAATATGGAAAGCATCTGAAAAATTTGGCCTCTATGATGGGATTCGTGTTCAATAAGATGGTAGATCACCCACTCAGGTGTTACATCGTATTGAGGGAGAACTCTTGGTTCACGCCAAGTTTTTATATCCATTGAACGAATATGGAAAAGCAATTCATCACGGACAGATTTTAGACGATGTAAATGCTCCTCTAAATCGTGCCCCTCAATATGCGTCAAAGTGTCATCATTATTGCGTACTTCTTGGGGAAATAACGAGAGGATTTTTGGATCCCATTCACAACCTAGGATTTCTACATAAAGCCAATCTGCTTCTATTAATGCAATGTGGTATATCAACGACCCGATGGAGTGCCCGTTATTTAGTCTTGTATCAAGATGAGCCTGGCTGATTCCTGATATTTTTTCTAATAAGGTTCTCCGCACATCTTCTAAACACCACATCCATCGACCAATATCAGGTTCAAAATCTGGCAAGGAGGATAACCGTAACTCTCTTCTCTTCATCCTTTTCCGCTCCTCTTTTTCAATTCCTGTTATATGATTCTTTTACTTGAAGTTGATGTTCGTTCCAAGTAACAATAACCTTTAACATAGCCATTTGTATAAACAAAAAAAGATTGCAATAGCAGTGAACGATCGAACAAAGTAAATAATAGAATTAGCTTTTGCTCTCATTTATATCATTGCTGGATTTTTCAAAACATACATTAACTGTCCGTACATTCGAACCATAATTTTCAAATGTTCTATTTATGAATACAATTGTTGGCTTGCATAATGAGCATCTTTTTCCTTCACATATATTTCGTAATGTCTTTGGCGGTTTCCTCCGAACATGGGTGTTGAAGTTTGATCAAATGAAGATTTTATCTTGTACCGCACGCCTGCCTGTTTTAGTTTACTAATCGCTTGAAAATAACTGTCATCATTCAAGGCAATATATACCGATGTCCAGTTTTTAAATGAAAAATATTGAATTGTACCATAAATCAGCAAAACAGGAATGAACAAGATGAAAAAGGCGGCATAAGCATTCATCGGTAAACCTCCCCCATAAAAAAGTGCCTTTATTATTTTAATGATATTTGGGTTTGATCCGATTTTTTCATGCGCAATTGAAGAAGAAATGGAGCTCCCTCAACAGCCCTTGTTCTAACGACATCTTATGTTTCCTTCAAAAGAGAATTGCCAAATATGACACCAGTAACAATCTATAATTCTATTTTATTCCAATTTACCAAATCTTCCAAATTTAAGCAGATCTTTTTTCTTTGCAGAATCTTATAGTCAATTGTTATAGTAAATAAAACTGGAAGGACGTGTAATCGAATGAAACAGGCTCTTATTATCGTGGATATGCAGGAGGTTTTTTTCAATGAACCACATAACTATTTATTTAATAAGGAGCAATTAGTTAGTAATATTAACAAGCTAATTAAACAGGCTCATGAAAAAAATATAAAAGTAATTTTCATTCAACATACCGATCAACAGGAGGAATCCGAGCTTTATGAAGGAAAAGATGACTGGAAGCTTCATAAAAATTTACTTATTTCCGATTCTGATAAAGTGATTCAAAAAACAAAGTGGGATTCCTTCTATCAAACGGAGCTATTGGCTTACTTAAAAAGTAATGAAATAGACCAACTGATTTTTGCAGGAGCGCAGACGGAGTTTTGCCTCGACACAACGATTAGGGCTGCGTATAGTTTAGGATTTCAAAAGAATCTTCTATTCAAAGAGACACATAGTACATTAAATGGTCCTGTTTTAAAGGCAAGTGACATCATTCATCATCATGAATCTATTTGGAATAATCGCTTCATAACTGTAATCGAAGGCAAACCTCAAATATAGCTGAAATAAAAGGTATTCATGCAAAGAATCGTGTAGAAATAATACGATATTTATAGCTTCCCCCCGCCAATTTAAATAGAGGGGGGAGAATCTATTTCTAGTAAAGGATTTTCCTGCAGGCTCATTTTTCACCATATTTCTTTAAAAAAGCCAGCGTTTCATTGAAGGCACTTCGAGATGATTCAGCATTGTATTTTGTAGAGTACGGGTCACTAAATCCATGTTGACCATTGAGTTTATGTATTTCGATATTTCTTCTATTTAAATAGGAAATTAACTCGTCCACATTAAAAGATGGTTCTTGTTCTGGAAAGAATAAAATAGCAGGGCATTTTGGCACTATTTCTTTGTAACTCCTAATTCTCGAACCATAGTAGCCTACTATTCCATTAAGCCCCTCTTCCTCACTGCAAACCCATGCAACAGTTGCTCCGACACTAAAACCAATCAAATATATTTTGCGGTATTGAACTCTAACATCTAATAATAGATTCTTTATTTTTTTTACTGCACCCATGAACCCTACATTTTCCATAAAATGACGATAAGCTATCATCTCTTCAGAATAATCAAAAGGCCCGTCTTGCTCTAATAAATTAGGACAGATCACGTCATAATCCTGGTCTGATAAAATTTCACAAAAGCTCTTTATATGTTGATTAATGCCATAAATTTCGTGTAGGACAATAATCAAACTCTCTTTCTTCTTCTGAATCTTAGTCATTTTATCCCCCTATTATATTTTTCCGCCTACTAAAAGTTCATTTTTTGTAATCCTTGAGCATTCCCACAAAATTCAACTACAATCGTTCCAATAAAAATAATGGTTAACGCCTTTACGTTTTACTTCACAAAAACTTCGGGACTATAAAAAACATGGACAAAAATAGGTATACAACTAGTCCGAATACACAAAGGTTCACATAAACTGTTGATGTAACAAGACAAATTCATATGGAGGTCATTTAACTATGAAAAGAAATATGGGATTAGGCGGTTTTCCACCAAATGTGATGCCAAATGCGATGCCTAATATGATGCCAAACCAACTGCCGTCTATGCCAGGCGGATTCTGTCCGCCGCAGCCATGTCCACAGTATTGTCCGCCGCAGGTTTTTCCTGCTCAGTATGATCCGCCGCTCGTTTCCCCTGGTCAGGAATACGTTAAAACAAACGTGTTTAATAAAGTTGTAACACATGTCCACCCATCACATACGACTACAGTCAACAAGCATATGATTCACCATCAGCACTTTTTCCCACACACAGAATCATGTGTAAATGAATGCTGTGAAACTCATACCATGTGCGGTGCACCATATAACCCTTGCTGTCCAACTGGACCATTTGGATATTAACATCTTTCCCCCCTCACTATTTACGGTGGGGGGATTTTCATTTGTCCATACTCTTCATTACATAAAATTTTACATGTACCTTCATGTTTATCATAAATTCCTAATAACTTCTTCTTCGGCTCAACTGGTTCTAAATTTTTATTAGAGAAAATGTATTGTATATCACTAAAATAAAGGTGACAATCAACAAAACTTTGTCCATTAAACTTGTCTTTTTATTTTCCCTTCTATTATAAATAAGTATTTTTCCTATAAAATACAGGATCAGAACTACTAAAATAACCTGGATTACCGTCACGATTATTATTTTGTTTGTAATGGATATCTGCAAGATGGAAAAAAGAAAAATACAAAAAATTCCACCCCCTTCTTAATCCCTGCAAACTTATTAGAATTAAAAATTATTTCTATAATAGTATCACCGTGCTTCATGATATCCTGCCCGCCTATATCATTTTAAATAGCGAATTAGTCATACAATTTATTCCAAATCAACAACTAACTTTAATACGTATCAATACATAAGGTTCCGGTTTCTAATGCACAGATATTACGGTTTCAATCATTCAAATATTTCCTTTTAGTAAGGATTTAAAAAAATTGTCAAGAAAATGTCTTTCTATTAAAAATTTAATAGACCCGATTGGAATTAATATGGTATTTTCATATCGAAAATGTTATATTCTTGTAGAATGATAAAAATATTCCACAGAGACTAATAGAAAAGCTTATGTGGGGCTAAAAAAGGGGAATTTTATGTTTAAAAAACTATTTCTAGTCATTGTAGCATCGATCTTACTCATGACTGCATGCGATTCCGTAAAAGGTGTTAACTTAAATCAAATGATCCTGAATAATCAAAAAGTTCAGTCATCTCAGAGCTATACAACCGCTACACTCAATCTTTCTTATAAGGCTGCAAACGTAAAAGATAAACAGTTTTTAAAACTATTAAATCTATTGAATAATATGAAGTTTGAAGTGCAAACAAACATGCAAAACGCTAATACTGTCTCATTAGGAGGTTTTGTTCAATTAAAACAAGGCAAGATCCCATTCCAGTTATATTCAGATAAAACCCAGATGGTATTATTGCTTGATAATGCTTCAAAAGCGATCCGCATTCCTGTGCAGCAAGGTGATGCACCAAATCAACAAATGGTACAAAGTATTCAAGCCAAATTGCTGCCATCTATCGTAAAGGATCTGCCAAACCCGAATCATATTAACGTCCAAACAAATGTACACTATACCGTCCATGGCGAAAAAATAACAGGTCATAAAGTTCATGCCGAAATATATGCAGATGAAGTACCTGGTTTACTATTAAAATTCCTTGATAATCTGGCCAATGATCAAAACGGACTCCAGCAAGCAGCTACTGTTGTCAATGAACTAAATAAAATGACTGGCGATTCTACGGTATTTACAGCAGCACAGCTTAAGCAATTCATCCAGCAGTTTAAGGATCAGTTCAATCAAGAGCTTCCGGATATGAAAAAATCAGGTGCATTTGATCGCAGTAACTTCTTGAAAACTGATATTTTACTAGATAAAAACTTTAATGAAAGAAAATCTTTCACCGAAATCACATTAAGAAAGTTACCGACAGATAATGGCGGTTTAGAAGGAATCTCCCTTAAAGTAACCTCCGAAGTTTGGAATGTAAACAAAAAAGTCACAGCTAAAAAAGTCAATAGAACCAAATTCTTGAGCCCCGATGCTTCAGATAATGAATTTTTATCAACATTGGATAAAAACCATAGTGTTCTTTATCGTATAATTAAGTCTTTTCAATAATGATGGTGTCAGGCACCCGAAAGAACCATGACATGTTCTTTTAGGTGCCTGGCACTCTTTTGGCAGGTATAATGGTTTTACATAAATTTGACGGGAGATTGTTTCATCATGCTACTTGGTGTTTTCTTCAGTATCGTTCTCTTGTATATTCTATTATCCTTCATCCTTCTACCTTTCCAATACCGGTTCTTGGTTGCTTTGAAGCAACAAGAAAAAGTGAATAGGTTAAAAGGGTTAGGTCAAGGGGACATGTACGATAGAATGAGTGCGAGTGAACTAGAACTTCAATATAATGTCCAGAGTAATGCATTATTCTTACTGGCTAACTTAATGGCATCCATTCTTTATCGAATGAAACATTCTGCAAGGAAATAATAACCAACGACAAAAAGGACCAATTGGTCCTTTTTGTTCGTGATACTATCCTCTTTTTACTCCGGATCCAAAATCAAAGAAGGAAAAACAAGTTAATCCCCAAAATTTAGAGATAGTTTAACCAATCCACCATCTAACATTCACCTGTAATCTATGTTTCGGCCATTCCTCTATTGTTCTTTTACATTCTATTTAATCGCTATATGAACCTCAATTTCTCCATTGGGGAAGTATTTCTCGAAATCGAATGTGTAGGCTCTCTCCAACGTACCTGCCTCCTCAAGCTCCCATATCTTTTTCCAAGTATTGATTATTCCTTGTTCTTCTCCAGTATTCACATTAAAAATTTCATATTTTCCGTTATCCGGTATTTCCAGCAGTGATTCTGCTTCACTTTCTTCTATTGCAATACTTAATGAATAATCGCCTTTATAATTGCTCTCATAATCATGATAGACTCCATAGGCGATTATCTCTTGGCTATTTAGTTGGCTAGAAGCTTCCTTCCACAAGTCTGTTATCTTTTGCATTAAGAGACGATCGTTAAAATTATTAGTTCGAACACTATTAATAACAGATAATTTCATGCGGTTTCACCCTTCCATAATTTTCAATAAATATTATACTATAAAATACTATTTTTTCCCATTTTCTAAAATAGTGTTTCTGCTACTTATAGAAACGCTACTAATACTTAAGGAATCCCTTTAACAAGTTTAGAAGGATACCTTTTGCTATTATTTCCAACAGATAGATATCCCAAATAAGTTAAATCTCGTTGAAATATTTATCAATAATTAACTTCGCCCTTTGATCCATGTGGGGCGGCAATTCTTTGGTGGAAAAATACTTCAAATTCAAACTTTCACTGCCGTTTTTTTCCAACTCACCACTTATACCTTCTGCCATGTAAACACATATAACGTTATACACTTCATCACCATTAGGATGTTTAAAATAAAGCTCTTTTCCTGACAAAATATCCATAAGCTTCAATTTTTTCGCCTTTAAACCAGTTTCTTCAATGAGCTCACGTTCAGCAGTTTCTTCTAAACTTTCGCCCGTTTCCATTGATCCACCTGGCAATCCCCATTCCTCTGTATCGGAACGTTGTTGGAATAAGATCTCTTTTTTATCATTCATAACAATTATGGCTGAACCAACTAATATTATGGGGCTATTGCCGATTTGTTCCCTTATTTGTTCTATGTATCCTGCCATCATTTCTGCCTCCCCATAAATTAAGACGATGTTCATTCTCTATATTAGTGATAAGCAAGGTCTCCCCTGTTCCATACTCCGCAGGACATTGAGAGACATCCTTGAATCCCCCTCCGAAATAAGTTCACCCTTAAACATTCTTTGTAAAAGTCAAAGTTCCTTCTTTTACCAACAGATTCATTATTTAATTAATAAATAAAATTAAAACAATCACTTAGCGGAGTCGCACAAATTACGACAATCCTTTTATTCATTTTTCAAAGAAAGACCATGTTGCAGTAGGCGACAGCTGAGAGTTAATCAAACGCTTGGTTAACATCGCATTATGTATACATCTGTCATATTTTGTAGGTATTCAGTTTTTCTATCTGGAATGGTGAATAAATCATAAAAAGTCTACTTTTCCACAACAAATTTTTTTATGTATAGAAGGGTAAAGTCCGCTTATTAAAAGACTTTAGACAACATTTAATTAAACGCTTGATTAGGAAGAATCAAGCGTGATTATGTCGATAAAAACTCAATTAGATGGATTTACACATGTTGAAAAATTAAAGGTTTTACATTCACCCTTTGTTTGAAAGACAGGTTATTAATCAGACTGAATGTTTTGTTTAGTTGAATCACCTTCTCGAAAAAACTTGCCCCAGCCTCCATCCTTTACTTATTTCCCCAAAATTATTTTGTGTTTACCAAAAGGCACCCATCATAATGATGCGTGCCTACAATGTCTTTTCGTTTTCTCCTAAGTTTTTGTAAAAAATGTTCTTTTTTCAATAGATTCTGTTTTAAGAGACTCTCTTTAGCCTCATTTAAGATTTTTCTTCTCCACTTCGCTTCTTATAAAACTCCCTAACAAAAAATCATTTTATTGTCTGGACGATTTTTATAAACTGATCTAGATCTGTATTTGGGTATATCGCGATTCTCCCTATCGTATACGGATTGTCACCGAATCTTGCGTCTACAGGAATTGTTGTAAAAGCGTATTGATACCCGGCCAATTTTAGCAGACGGATGGCTCGGTCATTAAAAGCACCGAACGGGTAGGCAAAGAAATTGGTTTTGAGAAGATTTTTGCTTATCGTTAGATCATTTAAGATGACTTGATCAGGTTCGGCAATTAAGCCTGGGAAACCGAGTACTTTATCATGGAGTGCATTTGTATGGCTGCCATACTCAAACACATCTCTCATCGCATCAACCTCTGGCCAGCTTAGGTATTGTAGTTTTTCAGGCTGAAAAGGAACTGGTTTTTGGGCCAATCGACCTGTAATCAAAAAATTGATTGCTCTAAAATTGTATTTTTTTAAAATTGGATAGGCATAAATATAATTGGTTTTAAGACCATCATCAAAAGAAATCACTACCGTTTTATTCGGAACTTCCCCTCCATGCAGATAGGATTCGAGTTCCGCCATGGTGGCAATATGGTATTTCAGATCATATAAATATTTCATCTGTTCTTCAAACGCTTCCAGATTAATAACCGCGGGGTCCCTAGTAAATGTATTCTCGCTCCTTTTCAGGATGTGATGATATAACAGAATCGGAATACCCCTCTTACTCGAAAGATTATGGAGCAGGACAGGCATGTTCCTCTCTTTATTCATAGAGATCCCACTAAGTTTATTTTTTTGCATGTCTTTTGGTTTATCGGTGGGCACCTTCCTCTCCTTTTTGGCCATATTCACGGAATTAAGGGTATTCCTTTTTTGGTTGACAGTAGGTTTACCATTGGCAGCGGAGTGAAAGACTATCAATAGTGCACTTACAGAAACGGTAATGGCTAAGGCAACAATTGCTGTAATTTTTGTCTTTTTCATGGTGGTCTCCTTGGAATCATGTTAGAAAATTTATGCGGAATCATCATCCTCTACTAATAATTGTTCTCTTTACCAGGAGACTTTATTTATAAACACCGTACGAAATATGCCGTAACCGCTATTTGAAAGGTTCAAACTTTCCGAAAAATAATAAAGCAAAACCACTTAATTGATTTCGCCATTTTTTCGAATTTTGAATTGTAGTCAGATCAGTTTAATTGTGGTTTATTTTTCAAAAAAGATTCGCTGATATGATTGGAGATTTTGTTTTAGGGAGATTTAAAAAAGACAGCAAGAAGGTATAAAACAATTCGATGGGTGCTTTATAAATAAAATTGTTGCTATTATCCCTTTACACGTACTGGGGATTGTAAAGGAACAGCAGGAGCTAATTGCATAGGTGATGGAGCCGCTATAGAATATCCATGTAGTTTTGAGGTTCGTTTAATCGTACCAGCAGTACCAATTTGCAAAACAGCAGTATTACCCATTTCGCCGATTTTCAAAAATTGATTTTAATACTTTGTCGAAGATATCTATCCATATTCATCACCCTTTATGAATATATGCTCGATTGTTTTGCTTTGGGCTTATCCATAAAAAAACAATAAATTAATAATTTGTTAAGTTTTATTGGGTATGATACAAGCATGAAAGTTGAAAAACTTTTTCAACTAACCCCCTTTTCATATAGTTCTGGAAGCCCTTGAGCATGTTCCTCAAGGGCTATTTTTTCGATTTGTCCATTTATAGACGAATACAACTGTTTTATTCTAAGCAAGCAGCAATAGCTGAGCCTTCAAGGAATGCTCCACAAACTGAAATAAATCATTGCTCTCTGTATCTATGGTCTCTTATTGCTTTTAAATACTTCCCATTTTGTTCTTGAATGGCGATTGCTTGATCAGAACTAATTCCTTTTATGGAATAATATTTTGTTCCTTTTTTATAGGAGTTTGAGAAGTTTCCTGGATAGGTTCCTTCTCTGTCTGAATATATGGTTACTTCTCCGATTTCCCGATCAATTTGCTCTACCTTCTCATTAGTAATTTTGTATACATATCCATTCCAGACGACAAAAGCGTAGGCCCAGCTTGCAGAAGATACATTCTCCGTTTTCTGATTGGAACATCCCATTGATATCGTTAATAATAAAATGAATAAAAAAATTACCTTTATACGCTTCAGATAGCTCCCTCCTTCCTTTAATAACCTACATTATGTAAGTTTGTATTGTTTCAAAACGACGTGAAAAAATCCACTAGAATATCTATAAGCCCTACTAACCATTCAAGTGAAGGAAGAGGTTTCTTTTTTTGAATCGGTGCTGGTTTCTTTTGTTCTATAAACTCCTGATGTGAAATGGGAATAGCAGACTTCTCATCGTTCATTTTTTGCTTTTCAATCTCTATCATTTTTGATCATCTTCCCTTATTACAATGGTCATACCAAAAGTTTAGATTTTGCCCTCTGTTATCCTATTAGCGATTAACTTTACTACCGTTTCTAAATACTCCTTTTGATGAGGGACAAATTGCTCTAAACCGACTGGCTTTTTAAAAGGCATTTTCTCCCCAAGCTCATCCAATTCAAATCCTTCCACGATTATTTCCTCTGTTTCTCTTAAACACAAATGATGGAAATCTTTGAACTTTGTCTTGACCACTCCGGAAACCTCTTCTCTATCTATCAGGAACTCCTCTGTACTTTTCATAAAATATAAATATACATGCCCGAATTCTTTATCTATGAAACGGTCCGTAATGATGCGATCTTCCATTACTCCCAAAGGGGCTAAATCCTCTATGCTAACTTCTACTCCTAATTCCTCTTTTACTTCTCTAATACCATCAGAAACACATTCATTAGCCATGATATGTCCAGCAGCGGTTATATCTAAAAGATTAGGAAAATCCTTTTTCTGATTGCTTCGTATTTGAAAATAAATATAATAAATTCCGTCTATTTTATTTACAAACCAACAATGGAACGTTTCGTGCCAATATCCCCTCTTATGTACCTCACTTCTTTCCGCTATTCCTATTTCTTTTCTATTTTCATCAAAGATTTTGAGCTTCTCACTCATTATTCTCATCTTCTTTCGTCGAAAAATAGTAACCACTACTTCAAGAAACTGAATTCAAAAAAGGGCTGCCGTAATTAGCAGCTCATTCCCAAGATTCAACGTCCATTATACACCATAATATCCATAATTAACTAAATCACCTTTTACTTTACATCTTTTACATTCTGCAATTGTAAAAAGATTAGAAAATTGTTTTTATCTTAAAATCATCATAATAAGTCGCTTGCAAAGAACATA
Above is a genomic segment from Neobacillus endophyticus containing:
- a CDS encoding cysteine hydrolase family protein; protein product: MKQALIIVDMQEVFFNEPHNYLFNKEQLVSNINKLIKQAHEKNIKVIFIQHTDQQEESELYEGKDDWKLHKNLLISDSDKVIQKTKWDSFYQTELLAYLKSNEIDQLIFAGAQTEFCLDTTIRAAYSLGFQKNLLFKETHSTLNGPVLKASDIIHHHESIWNNRFITVIEGKPQI
- a CDS encoding NUDIX hydrolase produces the protein MSEKLKIFDENRKEIGIAERSEVHKRGYWHETFHCWFVNKIDGIYYIYFQIRSNQKKDFPNLLDITAAGHIMANECVSDGIREVKEELGVEVSIEDLAPLGVMEDRIITDRFIDKEFGHVYLYFMKSTEEFLIDREEVSGVVKTKFKDFHHLCLRETEEIIVEGFELDELGEKMPFKKPVGLEQFVPHQKEYLETVVKLIANRITEGKI
- a CDS encoding DUF3949 domain-containing protein, with product MLLGVFFSIVLLYILLSFILLPFQYRFLVALKQQEKVNRLKGLGQGDMYDRMSASELELQYNVQSNALFLLANLMASILYRMKHSARK
- a CDS encoding dienelactone hydrolase family protein, with product MTKIQKKKESLIIVLHEIYGINQHIKSFCEILSDQDYDVICPNLLEQDGPFDYSEEMIAYRHFMENVGFMGAVKKIKNLLLDVRVQYRKIYLIGFSVGATVAWVCSEEEGLNGIVGYYGSRIRSYKEIVPKCPAILFFPEQEPSFNVDELISYLNRRNIEIHKLNGQHGFSDPYSTKYNAESSRSAFNETLAFLKKYGEK
- a CDS encoding CotD family spore coat protein, producing the protein MKRNMGLGGFPPNVMPNAMPNMMPNQLPSMPGGFCPPQPCPQYCPPQVFPAQYDPPLVSPGQEYVKTNVFNKVVTHVHPSHTTTVNKHMIHHQHFFPHTESCVNECCETHTMCGAPYNPCCPTGPFGY
- a CDS encoding GyrI-like domain-containing protein gives rise to the protein MKLSVINSVRTNNFNDRLLMQKITDLWKEASSQLNSQEIIAYGVYHDYESNYKGDYSLSIAIEESEAESLLEIPDNGKYEIFNVNTGEEQGIINTWKKIWELEEAGTLERAYTFDFEKYFPNGEIEVHIAIK
- a CDS encoding polysaccharide deacetylase family protein translates to MKKTKITAIVALAITVSVSALLIVFHSAANGKPTVNQKRNTLNSVNMAKKERKVPTDKPKDMQKNKLSGISMNKERNMPVLLHNLSSKRGIPILLYHHILKRSENTFTRDPAVINLEAFEEQMKYLYDLKYHIATMAELESYLHGGEVPNKTVVISFDDGLKTNYIYAYPILKKYNFRAINFLITGRLAQKPVPFQPEKLQYLSWPEVDAMRDVFEYGSHTNALHDKVLGFPGLIAEPDQVILNDLTISKNLLKTNFFAYPFGAFNDRAIRLLKLAGYQYAFTTIPVDARFGDNPYTIGRIAIYPNTDLDQFIKIVQTIK
- a CDS encoding NUDIX hydrolase, with protein sequence MAGYIEQIREQIGNSPIILVGSAIIVMNDKKEILFQQRSDTEEWGLPGGSMETGESLEETAERELIEETGLKAKKLKLMDILSGKELYFKHPNGDEVYNVICVYMAEGISGELEKNGSESLNLKYFSTKELPPHMDQRAKLIIDKYFNEI
- a CDS encoding DinB family protein, encoding MKRRELRLSSLPDFEPDIGRWMWCLEDVRRTLLEKISGISQAHLDTRLNNGHSIGSLIYHIALIEADWLYVEILGCEWDPKILSLFPQEVRNNDDTLTHIEGHDLEEHLHRLKSVRDELLFHIRSMDIKTWREPRVLPQYDVTPEWVIYHLIEHESHHRGQIFQMLSILQSNLS